The stretch of DNA CCAGGACCAAGCCTGTTAAGATAGCGCGGAAACGCAATTGCCAAGATAAATTCACGGGGCTCCTCTGGCCAACGACTGTACTGGAAATCTTATCCTGCAGAACTTACAGGATTGGCTGAAGCACCCCGAGTATGGCAGGAGAGCCTTACCCCAAACGGGTGAACTCCCAGACCGACAGGTTCTATAATTCATCCGGTAGGTACCCAGTTAGCGACCCCACTTGATTAATTCCTCGCTGCAGGCACCAAACTTCGGAACCCAAACCTCAGAACCGAAATCTCAGAACCTAAACTTCAGAACCTAAACTTCAGGCAATGGATATGCAGCAGCCTCGGGCAGGCTTAAGATTTGTCTCCTTATTCCGTCATCCTCAAAGCAGGCTTGCTTTGATTGGAACGCTTGTTTTAAGCATGACAGCTCCTGGCTTTTTGGGGATGGGCCAGGCAGGCGCGTTGGCCTCTACAGACTCCACCCAAATTGCCCAATCTACCCCGCCAGCCTCCTCCCCAGTGCCTCCTGACCGCATTGCCCGCCCTACCCTGCGGCTGGGGAGCCAAGGAGAAGTCGTCAATGAACTGCAGGCCATGCTCAAGCTCCTAGGCTTTTACCCAGACACGGTTACCGGCCAATTTCAGGAGTCTACGCAGGAAGCCGTCAAACAGTTTCAGGCTGCTGCTGGGTTAGCTCCAGACGGCATCGTTGGCTCAGCCACCTGGAGTCAGCTGTTTCCCACACCCCCTAGCGAAGCCAATCCGCCTACCGCAGCTACTCCCCCACCTGAAACAGCTACGGCAACCCCAGCGGCTCCAAGCCCTGCCTCCACACCGGCCCCTAGCACTAGTCCGGCCCCCAGCACTAACGAGGCAGCCCCAAGCAGTGCCCCTGCAGCAGCCCCAAGCTCGCCCCAACCAGCCCCAGCGGCTACCCCCTCTGATCGCCCCGTGCTGCGACCCGGTATGACAGGTCCGGCAGTCAACCGCTTACAGGAGAGATTGCGGGTCTTGGGTTTCTATCGAGGTGCGGTAGACGGTGTTTTTGGTACCCAGACTGAAAATGCTGTTAAACAGGCCCAGCGCCAATACAACCTGGAGCCAGACGGCATCGTCGGGCCAGCTACCTGGTCAGCTATCAATCCTTAAGGGAAACTAGCTCTAGAAAGAACCAGAATCACCAGCTTAATCTAGGGCCTGAAATCAGAAACGGGAGCAAGCGACTGCTTGCTCCCGTTTCTGGCTTGGTTGATCCAAAATTCGTAGTTTTTATAGGCTTTGGAATGCCTATTCCAAGCGTCCAGGGGTGGTGTATGCGGCCTGAACGAGCCAGCCTGGGACATCTTCAGACCAGTCAGCCAACGCAGTATCAGTCGGCACAGCAGTCTGCTCTACCCGAGGCATTTGATTGATGTAGACCAGATAGTTGCCCATCAAGAAGTAAACACCCATCATGGCCGCTGCCGAGGAGGCAACCAAAAACCCTGCTAGCATCAGGGAGAATTCTTGGCCTTCGATGGCCTGCTCCATTAGGCGCAGCGCCCAAGCCACCAGAGCAATCACGATTGCAAGGATGAGGAGCATCATATAGCAGGGAAAACCGTAACTTTTAGTGACTTGCTTTTTACATATTGTAACAGCCCTTCATAAAAGCGGCATCCTTATCCTGAATTATTTCACGTTATGGCCTGGCTGAGTTGAGTCCGTCATGCGTATGGTGACATCGCGTTTCTGCAGGTAAGCCTTGATTTCAGCCACTGACAGCTGCCCGTAGTGCAGCAACGAGGCGAGCAATGCCGCCTCTGCCCGGCCCTGAGTAATCGCCTCATAAATGTGTTCACAATTGCCAGCTCCACCTGAGGCGACAATGGGAACAGAGACTTGCTCGGCAATGGATCGGGTCAGATCGAGGTCATATCCAGCTTGGGTGCCATCAGCGTCCATACTGGTGACCAGCAGCTCTCCCGCTCCCCGCCGCACGATCTCTTGGGCCCACTGCACCGCGTCTAGGCCGGTGTTTTCCCGCCCACCTCGAACGTACACGTCCCAGCCGGGATTAGCCGGATCAAGGCGGCGACGGGCATCGATCGCAACCACAATACACTGGCTGCCAAAGCGATCGCTGGCCTGATTAATTAAATCTGGGTTGCGCACGGCACCGGAGTTGATGCTGACCTTATCAGCCCCTGCCCTTAACAATTTTTTAATGGTTTCTAAGGATTGAATACCGCCCCCCACTGTGAGAGGGATAAATACCTGCTCGGCTGTTTGGTAGACCACGTCGAAGATAATGTCACGATCTTCATGGGTTGCCGTGATGTCTAAAAAAACTAGCTCGTCTGCTCCCGCCTGGTTGTAGACCTGAGCCAGTTCGACTGGATCGCCAGCATCCTTGAGATCAACGAAGTTAATGCCTTTAACGACGCGTCCGGCTTTGACGTCAAGGCAGGGCAGAATTCTCTTGGCCAGCATAGGGATTTATAGCAGGGATGAGGGGATGGGGCGGAACCCTACCTGGGGGTTTGCCAAAACGGGCTCAGTCTCCAGGGCCTGGAGCTGAGAATAGCTCAGGGCTTCCGGTTTCAGAATAGACCAACTGGGGGCAAGAGGCTGATAAACTGTGGATTGGTTTTATTGATTTCTATTGCTGATTGGGAGCCCTAAGCGGAATGGGTCTAGAGATTGGACAAAAGGTCAAAGTTTCTCGTCTGCGTGATCGCGTTTCAGTAAATGTTGCTGGCTGCCTTGGCAAGAGCGGCGTAATTCGCCAATTTAAGATGGTCGATGGCAGCGGCGTTGGCGTTGTGGTGGAATTTGACAATAAATATGCCACCTGGTTCTTTGAAGATGAGCTCAGTCCGATGCAGTCTTAATAGATGCAGTCTTAAAGTTGTTAGTGAGCCGTCATGGCCTTAATTCTGACTTTTTTGGGCAGCGAGGGAACTGACCGGACGATCGCTGCGATCGCATCCGCGAAGCGCCTCGCTGCTGAAGGCAAGCGAGTTTTGCTAGCCTTTCAAGATCCCGGTCCTGCGCCCAGCCTACTGCTGGGCCAGCCGCTTTCTGCCGACCCCGCTAGCGCAGGCGAGAACTTACAGGCGGTGCAGTTTCTCACTGCTACCTTGCTAGAGCGCAGCTGGGACGAGGTCAAAACCCTAGAAGCCCAGTATCTGCGCACACCGCTGCTGAAATCGGTTTACAGCCAGGAGCTAGGCGTTTTGCCCGGCATGGACAGTGCCCTTGCGCTCAACAGCCTACGCCAGCTCGATAGCAGCGGCCAATATGACGCGATTGTCTACGACGGCAATGGAGATCTGACCACCCTGCGAATGCTGGGGATGCCGGAGGTGCTTGACTGGTATGTGCGCCGCTTCCGCGATGTCTTTCAGCAGTCTGACCTGGGCAGAGCCTTGGGTCCGTTTATTCCCCCCGTTGCGGCGACAGTGCTGGCAGTAGACTGGTCTGGCAATATTTTGGATCGCCCTACTGGGGAAATGCGCTCCATCCTAGAAGAGGGCAAAGCCGCTATTAACGATCCCTACCGGTTCATGGCCCTGCTGGTATCGAAGCCGGAGGAAACTGCGATCGCAACCAGCCGCTATCTCTGGGGTAGCGCCCAACAAGTTGGGCTGACCGTAGGCGGCGTGCTGATGATGGCAGAAAACCCAGCAGCTTATGAAGCAAGTTTTGCGCCCCTGTCGGTTTATGGCCTGCCGTCACTCTCTGGCTCCGTGCCCAATCAAGACTGGCAGCCCCTAATAGCCGCTCTCCCCGACCCTCAAGCGCTGGCAAAAGCCGCCCCTCGTTCGGTCACCATCGATGCCGCTGCCGGTACCGTCAGTCTTTTCCTGCCCAGCTTCGATAAGTCTCAGGTCAAGCTAATTCAGTCTGGGCCTGAGGTTACGATTGAAGCGGGTGATCAGCGTCGCAACCTGCTCCTGCCCCCGGCCCTCACAGGTCGTCCGGTTAAGGGGGCAAAGTTCCAGGATCAGTACTTGGTGCTCACCTTTGCATAAGCCCTGCTCCCTCTAAAATTTGGCTCCTTGCCCTTTACTGCCGTTCATCCAAAACCATGACTGAACAGCCTACGCATTCAGCCAATTCGCCCGACGCTCCTGCACCAGAGACCCCGCTCACTGCCCCCACTGAACAGGGCAGCGTTGCCCGACAGCTCTTGGGCATGAAAGGGGCTAAAGCTGGTGAGACCTCAATCTGGAAGATTCGGCTGCAGCTGATGAAGCCGATTACCTGGATTCCCCTGATTTGGGGTGTCGTGTGCGGGGCCGCCTCCTCCGGCAACTACCGCTGGACGCTGGAATATGTTCTGGTATCAGCTGCCTGTATGCTGCTCTCCGGTCCCCTGCTAACGGGCTACACTCAGACACTCAACGATTTCTATGACCGGGAAATCGATGCCATCAATGAGCCCTATCGGCCCATTCCCTCCGGAATCATTTCCATTCCCCAAGTAGTGAGCCAAATTTGGCTCTTGCTGCTGGCCGGAATTGGGGTTGCTTATGCCCTTGATCTCTGGGCTGGTCACACTTTCCCCACGATTACAGCCCTGGCTCTAGGCGGGTCTTTCCTGTCCTACATCTACTCGGCTCCGCCACTCAAGCTCAAGCAAAATGGCTGGCTGGGTAATTATGCCTTGGGGGCCAGCTATATCGCTTTGCCCTGGTGGGCCGGACACGCCCTATTCGGCGACCTCAACTGGACTGTGGCCATTCTCACCCTGATTTACAGCATGGCGGGTTTGGGCATTGCCGTTGTCAATGACTTTAAGAGCGTTGAAGGAGACCGGCAGCTGGGGCTAAAGTCCCTGCCGGTCATGTTTGGCATCACCACTGCCGCCTGGATCTGTGTGCTGATGATCGACATTTTCCAGGGCGGCATTGCGGCCTATTTGATGGGTATTCAGCAAAACCTCTATGCTGTTCTGCTGGTGCTGCTGATCATTCCGCAGATTACCTTTCAAGACATGTATTTCCTGCGCGACCCCCTAGGCAACGACGTCAAGTACCAGGCCAGCGCTCAGCCTTTTCTGGTGTTGGGAATGCTGGTAGCTGGGCTAGCCCTAGGCCATGCAGGCGTGTAAATTGGGCACTTTGTCGGGCGAGCCGAACATTTTTATAAAGAGAAGGCCAAGATTTTTGAGGCAGAGTAGAGTTGTGCGATCGCACGGTTGAAGAAATCCAAGAAACCCCATACAGTGCTCAATAGTCGATTTTGATCCCGGCTATTGTGGTACGGGGAAGCCTCGAAGGGGTGACCGGAATGCAGATAATTCCTCTGTCGTTGCTGGGGGGTAGATAGGAAAACGTGAAACGCCTGATGACCCGATTTCTTAAACCGTGGTGGGGAATCCCTGTTTCTGACTCCCCGGTCGCCGTTGATTATTCTCGAACGGCCGATCGAGACTCTACGCCAGGTCATAACCCTGCTGCCCGCCGCCGCCGTCGCAAGCAGGCCCCCTCGCCTCACCCCCGTCCACCGCTTCAGCGCAGGCCCCTCTTTTGGCTGGCCCTGCTGGTCAGTGCTGGCGTAGCTGGTGGAATCACGCGGGGGTATCGAGTCTGGGACTCGGTGTATACCAGCCTGCCCGATACCTCCAAAGCCCTGACCTTTGAGCGTAGCGGCACAATTACGTTGAGGTCAGCCGATGGCGCGATTCTGCAAAAAATTGGCCCAGCAGCTCAGGAAACCCTGACCTACGAAGACCTGCCAGAGTATCTAGTAGAAGCCTTTATTGCCTCAGAAGATCGCCGCTTCTACGAGCACAACGGCATCGACTACCGGGGAATTGGTCGGGCAGTCTTGTCTAACCTGCAGCGGCGAGACGTCGTTGAAGGAGCCAGCACCATTACCCAGCAGTTGGCCCGCATTGTTTTCTTAGACCAAGAGCGCACCCTGGAGCGCAAGCTGCGAGAGGCCATCGTCGCCACCCGACTAGAAAAAGACCTCACCAAAGAGCAAATCATTGAGCGCTATCTCGGCCTGGTCTATTTGGGCGGGGGTGCTTATGGTGTGGCCGACGCTGCCTGGATTTACTTTGGTAAAGCCGCCCAAGATCTGACTCTGGCAGAATCAGCGCTAATCGCGGGCATGGCCCCAGCGCCCAGCGTTTATTCCCCCCTAGTCAACCCTGAAGCTGCTCGGATTCAGAGAGACCGGGTAATTGAGCGAATGCTGACCGTTGGTGTCATTAGCCAGAGTGAGGCCGAAGCCGCCTGGTCTACCGAAATCAGCACCAAGCCTAAGGAACCCAAGTTTCTCTACAGCGAGTTTCCTTACTTCACCATTTACGTTCAGAAGCAGCTGGCTGAGATTCTCACCCCAGATCAGATGGAAGCGGGCGGACTCGTCGTTGAAACTACGCTTAACGTAGCTTGGCAGCGAGAAGCCGAAGAGGCTGTTGAAGAAGCCATTGCCATGGGCCAGCGGCAGCGCTATGAACAGGCAGCCTTGGTCGCAGTTGACCCGCGCAATGGCGAGATTAAAGCCATGGTGGGGGGCAACGACTTTAACGAAAGTCAGTTTAACCGGGTAACTCAGGCTCAGCGCCAGCCCGGATCAACCTTCAAAACTTTTGTTTATACCACTGCGATCGCAGCTGGGTTTTCCCCCTACAAAGGCTACGTAGACGCTAAATACGTCATCGACGGCTACGAACCCAAAAACTATGGCGACAGGTTTAGCGGCAGTGTTGATTTGCTTAAGGCACTGCAGTCCTCCATCAACATCGTTGCGGTTAAAGTGCTGGTCGATGTGGGGTTTGAGCCAGTCATCGAAATGGCTAAGGGCATGGGCATTCAGTCTAGCCTGATCGATGCCTACTCCCTGGCTCTAGGCTCATCTGAGGTCAACCTACTGGAGCTAACCAGCGCCTACGGCACTCTGGCAAACCAGGGTAAGCATGTCCCCGTTCACGGCATTCGCCGGGTGCTCAACAGCCAGGGGGAAGTGCTGTACCAGGTGAAAAATGGTCCGGTTCAAGCCGTCGATGCCGATACCGCCGCCATCATGACTTGGATGCTGGAAGGGGTTGTCCAAGGGGGGACCGGCAGCAATGCGGCGATTGGCCGCCCAGTAGCAGGCAAAACCGGAACCTCAGAAAGAAACCGAGACCTCTGGTTTGTGGGCTACATCCCCCAGCTAGTCACCGGGGTGTGGTTAGGAAATGATGACAGCACCCCGACCTGGGGAGCCAGCAGTTCCGCTGCCTACGTCTGGCGCGTGTTTATGAGGGAACTGCTGGATGACATTCCTGAAGAGGGCTTCCCTGAGCGCCCCTCCCTTAATAATCGGGAAGGCACCATTGAGGCCAAACCTGTCAAACCCGGTAAAGTCGTTGCGGCTGGAGCCGGTGAGTCTGGTTCAGAGTCCCGCCGGAGATCTTCAGAAGAGTCATCTGATGAGGCTCCACCTGCTTCATCGAGACGTTCGGAGCGGTCAGAGCGGTCAGAGCGGTCAGAGCCAGAACCTGAGGAAGCGCCAGCCCCCGCCCGTGAACGTGAGCAGCCTGCTCCTCGGTCCTCTGGCGGCGGCGGCAACGGCAGTGGTAGCGGCAACAGCAATCCTCCGGCCCCCCGCGAGGCAACTCCTGCAGCTGCCGAACCACCAGCCGCCAGCCCTCCCCCGGCACCGGCAGCACCGGCGGCCCCACCTCCACCCCCACCCATTGAGGCACCTCCTCCGGCACCTCTACCGGCTCCAGTCGCGCCGGCTCCAGCACCACCACCGCTAGCTGCCCCAACCGAATCTGGGGAAGCGGAGTGAGCAGTCCCAAAATCTGTTATTTCGGAAAGAAACCTTAGATTCTTCTATAATCGTTTAAGGTTCAGCTCGGAGTAACAGATTACATGGTGCTACTGTTAGGTGCTGCAGCAGAGAGCGGCCTGCCACTGTCATTCGTTTTGGTTTACGCGGTTGGCTTTATCGCAGCCGTTGGCATTGGCTCAATCGCCTGGTACAACTCCAGACGTCCTCCAGGTTGGGAAGATAAGAATCGGCCTGACTTTGTACCCAAAGTCAGCAGCCCTGATCAGAAAGATTGATTGCTAATTGCTTCTTAAGCGGCGCTACTCGATCAGCGCGTAGCAAACGGACAAAAACAAACGAAACAGGCAGGAAGCGCGCTTCCTGCCTGTTTTATTAAGGCCAACTCATTTGGGCTATAGCTGCAACCCCTGACCGAGCCTATTTGGCCTGAGTATTGCGATCGCTCCGATAGCGAATATATTCAGAAGTTGCCGCAATCAGGCCGGAGCCTAAAATCAGGACGACGCTCAGCGCATTGATGTCGGGTTTGACCCCGGTGCGAACCCGACTAAAGATCTCCAGCGGGAGGGGATTGGCTCCGCCGCCCGCAGTAAAGCTCGAAATCAGCAGATCATCCATGCTGAGGACAAAAGCCAGCAGGCAGCCTGAGATAATGCCTGGGGCTAGCTGGGGAATTAGTACCTTGATCAGGGCTTGAAAGGGAGTTGCCCCCAAATCCAGGGCTGCTTCTTCCAAGTTGGGGTCAAGGCCCAGCAGACGGCTGGACACAACCACCGCAATGTAGGCCAGACAAAAGACCATATGAGCCGCAATAATCGTCCAAATGCTGAGGGGCACTGCCACAGAGGCCAGAAAGACCAGAGTGGCCACTGCGATCGCAATATCTGGCACAATCAGCGGTAGGTAGGAAATGCCCCGATAGAGGGACTTGCCTGGAAAGCGGTACTTGGCTAGGCCAATCGCCATCAGCGTGCCCAACACTGCTGAAATGCCCACCGCACAAAAAGCTACAAACAGGCTGTCCTGCAGCGCTGCAAAAATGCGGGCATCGCTAAACAAAGTTTGGTACCAGCGCAGGCTAAACCCCTCCCAGCCGGCACTGTAGCGCGACTCATTGAAGCTGTAGAGAGCCAGTACCCCAATAGGCAGGTACATAAACACAAACATCAAAGCCGTAAATAGGCTTTGCCAGGAAACCTGCAGTCGTGGACGCAATGAGAAACCTGCCATGATCATTTGCTCAAAGAAATCATTCAAGACCGGCTACTGATGAGTCTCAGACACTGAAGACCGATCGCCGTAGCGCAGCAGCAGTGCGATCGCCAAGCTAACTGCCAAAATCAGCACCATACTCAAGGCCGAACCAAACCCCCAGTTGCGGGTTGGCCCCAAAAACTGGTTGTAGATCAGCCGAGCCACGTTCATTGAAGACGCGCCGCCCAAGAGGGTAGGCACCACAAAATCGCCCAAGCTAGTGATAAAGACCAGCAGGGAGCCAGCGGCAATACCGGGCAGAGTCTGAGGAATGGTCACCCGCCAAAATGCCTGCGGTGGCGTTGCGCCTAAATCAGAAGCCGCCTCTAACAGCCTCACATCTAGCTTTTCTAGCGAAGCATAGAGAATAAGCACCATATAGGGCAAAAAGCTGTAGCTAAGCCCAATAAAAACAGAAACCGACGTGTTCAGCCATTGCTGTGTCGGTAGCCCCAGCGAACCCAGGATTAGGTTTAATAACCCCGTAGGCCGCAAAATCGTAATCCAGGCGTAGGCCCGCAGCAGAGAAGAAGTCCATAGTGGCAGAACAAATGCCACCAGCAAGAGGTTGCGCCAGCGTTTGGGGGCCATGAGGGCAATCCAGTAGGCTACCGGAAAGCCCAGAGCCAAACAAATGACGGTTGAGCCAACGGCAAAGAAGAGAGAGCGGCCCATCACGGTTAGATAGACCGGCTCAAAAATCTGAAGATAATTGCCCAAACCATAGGCCCCGGTCGCTTGGCCCGGTCGCAACCCCGGTACCAGGCTGATGTCTGAAATGAGCAGGGTCGGAATGACCAGAAACAGCACCAGCCAGAGGCCAGCTGGGCTTAAAAAAGCCAGCGGTCTCAGCAGACCAAGCAGCCACTGCCGCCAGTTAATTCGGCCCAGATTGCCTTGGAGCCAATCGGATCGGGTTGAAGTCGGGTTGGCCATAGCACTGGGCTAAATAGAATGGGTAGAAACGCATATCCTCGAACAGTTTACCCAGAGTTGAGAGCAGTAGGCACCCAGCTGCTCAAACTCCAGCTAAAGTACTCGATCCAGTCTCAGGTCGCTGCCAGAAGGGTCCAACCAGAAGGGCTAAGAGCCCGCTTAGGAACTAGTTACCTCAGTCCAATAGCGGTCGTATAAATCAGCGACATCGCCAAGAGGCGCAATGCCCTCGCACTTAGCCAAGGTAGCGTCGGTCGGAAACAGGTCCTGATTGCTCTTTAGCTCATCGGGCAGCAGATCAAAGGCAGCGCCATTGGGCGTCGCAAAGGAGAGACGCTCCACGGCATCCTTAGAAATTTCCGGCTGCAGGATGAAGTTGATCCAGGCGTAGGCGGCATCAGCATTAGGAGCATCGGCAGGAATAACCATGGCGTCAGTCCAGACCGATGAGCCGCTAGCCGGGACAATGTACTCCATGCGCTCGTCTTCTAGGGTGGCTGCGATCGCATCTACCGAGTAGCTCATGACTACAGACAGGTCGCCCCCCAAAAGCTGCTCCTCAAAGCCAAAAGACCTAAATGCAGCCAGATGCGGCTTAATCTCCAGCAATCGCTGGTAGGCTTCCTCAAGCTGCTGCGGATCGGTCGAATTATAGGAGTAACCTAGGGACTTCAAGACTGCTCCCATTGTTTCTCGCACGTCATCGAGCAGCGTTATGCGGCGCGACAGCGACTCTTTGTTGTCCCATAGATAGCTCCAGTCTTCGACGCTGCCCGTCACCAGCTCCCGGTTATACAGCAGGCCAGTTGTCCCCCAGCTATAGGGAACGCTGTGGGCATTGCCGGGGTCGTAAACCGGATCGGTCCACTGATCTAGCAGGTTTTCTTTACCCTTAATCCGCGACTGATCTAGCTCCGTCAGCAGATCCATCTCCAGCATCTGAGCCACCATGTAGTCGGAGGGGTAAAGAATGCTGTAGGCATTACCTCCCCCCGCCTGCAGCTTGGCCAGCATAGTCTCATTGGAGTCATAGATATCAACGACCGCTCTAATGCCCGTTTCTTCAGTAAATCGGGCCGTTAGCTCATCATCGACATAGTCTGCCCAGGTATAAATGTTGAGAGTGCCCGTACCACCAGCCCCACCCCCGGCTGCAGAGGCATTAGTTGAGTCTGTGCCTGTTTGCACCTCAGCTAAGTTTTGCCGGCAGTTAGACAGCGTCACCCCGGCCAAGGCTGCTGCCGACCCCTGAAGAAATCGCCGCCGAGTCGCCGAAAAAGCCCGTTGCTTTGAGAATGGAGTTGAAATAAGCGGCCGCTTACGTGGCATGGATATCCCCCAACTATGCGAATACAACAGAAACGCTCACCATTGAAGCGGATCTAGCTGCATCAAGCCGTATCGAGCTATGCCATCTCTAAAACCAGGCAATCTTTGGGCCGCCAGTAAGCGTAGACAGTAGTCTGAGGTACCATCATGCTGCCAGCCCGGTTTGGCTGCAGCACTGTCAGCTGTTCTCCTGTTTGAAGCTGCACCATACAGTGAATATGGGTGCCCAAATACATTACATGGCTGACCTCACCGACAAAGCAGTTTTGGCTCTCGTCAGGGGGTGTCAGGCTCAGGTGAATCTTTTCGGGTCGAATGCTAATGACCGCTGTTTTAGAGGCCACTACCTCAAAGTCTGGGGGGTCTACCAACAGCTTCAAGCCGCTCTGAGTAGTCACCTGCACCGACGACTCTAACGGCTCAAGCTGTCCCTCTATCAGGTTAGTATCGCCAATAAAGTCAGCGACAAACGGGGTTTGAGGAGAGTCATAAATTTCGCTAGGCGTGCCGACCTGCTCAATTTGGCCCGCATTCATTACCGCGATTCGGTCGGAGAGAGATAGAGCCTCTTCCTGGTCGTGGGTCACCATGATGAAGGTAATGCCCAGCTTACGATGCAGGTTTGAAAGCTCTACCTGCATCTGCTTGCGCAGCTTCAGATCGAGGGCTCCTAAGGGCTCATCGAGAAGCATCACAGCCGGACGATTGACCAGTGCCCGAGCCAGCGCTACCCGCTGCTGCTGTCCACCTGAGAGCTGGGTCGGCGACCGCTTGGCAAAAGCCTCCATTTGCACCAGCCGCAGCGCCTCAGCCACTCGCTCATGAACCTGAGACTTAGAAAGCCGTTTTATGCGCAGGCCGAAGGCAATGTTGTCCCACACTGTCATGTGGCCGAACAGGGCGTAGCTCTGAAAAACTGTGTTTACAGGCCGACGGTAGGACGGCACATGGCTCATGTCGCGCCCCTGAATGATCACCTCTCCAGTTGAAGGCGCTTCAAATCCGGCTATTAATCGCAGGGTCGTCGTCTTCCCGCAGCCAGAGGGGCCCAAAATGCTGAAGAATTCTCCCTGGCGAATCTCCAAATCAATGCCGCGAACGGCGGGCTCTCCTCCGTAGATCTTAAATACCTGACGCAGCTCAACGTCCAGCGAGGCATTTGTTTGACCCGTGGGTGGACGTGAAACAGTGGTTTGAGACATGGCGGCGGTTCCCTAATCGATCATGCCAACGCAAACCGTTGGAGTCTCTGCTAACAAGCCAGGGCAATAGGTCAGTGAACGCGCCCATTCCCAAGGTTGCCTTTAATTGTATGCACGGACAGCCATCAATCCAAGGACGTCGCTCAAAAAGCATGGGAAAGACAGCGTGGGAGCATTTAGTATTCTTTAACGGACTTATAGGGCCAGTAAAGTATCTGTCGCAACAAAATCATCGACCCCAGCTAAGTCTGCCCTTGACCGTCACGGTTGCACTCTAGAAAATTACCCACTTCCCCTTGTGCCATAACAGGGGCTGCCACCCCACTAGCGACGACACCCTAACCAGTCTTGTATAATCATCGGTTGCTGCCCATTGTTCGCGGCCGGGTTTGCCGTGTTTGTCTATGGCTCTGCTTCAAAACCTG from Pseudanabaena sp. FACHB-2040 encodes:
- a CDS encoding peptidoglycan-binding protein, which translates into the protein MTAPGFLGMGQAGALASTDSTQIAQSTPPASSPVPPDRIARPTLRLGSQGEVVNELQAMLKLLGFYPDTVTGQFQESTQEAVKQFQAAAGLAPDGIVGSATWSQLFPTPPSEANPPTAATPPPETATATPAAPSPASTPAPSTSPAPSTNEAAPSSAPAAAPSSPQPAPAATPSDRPVLRPGMTGPAVNRLQERLRVLGFYRGAVDGVFGTQTENAVKQAQRQYNLEPDGIVGPATWSAINP
- the hisF gene encoding imidazole glycerol phosphate synthase subunit HisF, yielding MLAKRILPCLDVKAGRVVKGINFVDLKDAGDPVELAQVYNQAGADELVFLDITATHEDRDIIFDVVYQTAEQVFIPLTVGGGIQSLETIKKLLRAGADKVSINSGAVRNPDLINQASDRFGSQCIVVAIDARRRLDPANPGWDVYVRGGRENTGLDAVQWAQEIVRRGAGELLVTSMDADGTQAGYDLDLTRSIAEQVSVPIVASGGAGNCEHIYEAITQGRAEAALLASLLHYGQLSVAEIKAYLQKRDVTIRMTDSTQPGHNVK
- a CDS encoding ArsA family ATPase, which encodes MALILTFLGSEGTDRTIAAIASAKRLAAEGKRVLLAFQDPGPAPSLLLGQPLSADPASAGENLQAVQFLTATLLERSWDEVKTLEAQYLRTPLLKSVYSQELGVLPGMDSALALNSLRQLDSSGQYDAIVYDGNGDLTTLRMLGMPEVLDWYVRRFRDVFQQSDLGRALGPFIPPVAATVLAVDWSGNILDRPTGEMRSILEEGKAAINDPYRFMALLVSKPEETAIATSRYLWGSAQQVGLTVGGVLMMAENPAAYEASFAPLSVYGLPSLSGSVPNQDWQPLIAALPDPQALAKAAPRSVTIDAAAGTVSLFLPSFDKSQVKLIQSGPEVTIEAGDQRRNLLLPPALTGRPVKGAKFQDQYLVLTFA
- a CDS encoding PBP1A family penicillin-binding protein, with protein sequence MTRFLKPWWGIPVSDSPVAVDYSRTADRDSTPGHNPAARRRRRKQAPSPHPRPPLQRRPLFWLALLVSAGVAGGITRGYRVWDSVYTSLPDTSKALTFERSGTITLRSADGAILQKIGPAAQETLTYEDLPEYLVEAFIASEDRRFYEHNGIDYRGIGRAVLSNLQRRDVVEGASTITQQLARIVFLDQERTLERKLREAIVATRLEKDLTKEQIIERYLGLVYLGGGAYGVADAAWIYFGKAAQDLTLAESALIAGMAPAPSVYSPLVNPEAARIQRDRVIERMLTVGVISQSEAEAAWSTEISTKPKEPKFLYSEFPYFTIYVQKQLAEILTPDQMEAGGLVVETTLNVAWQREAEEAVEEAIAMGQRQRYEQAALVAVDPRNGEIKAMVGGNDFNESQFNRVTQAQRQPGSTFKTFVYTTAIAAGFSPYKGYVDAKYVIDGYEPKNYGDRFSGSVDLLKALQSSINIVAVKVLVDVGFEPVIEMAKGMGIQSSLIDAYSLALGSSEVNLLELTSAYGTLANQGKHVPVHGIRRVLNSQGEVLYQVKNGPVQAVDADTAAIMTWMLEGVVQGGTGSNAAIGRPVAGKTGTSERNRDLWFVGYIPQLVTGVWLGNDDSTPTWGASSSAAYVWRVFMRELLDDIPEEGFPERPSLNNREGTIEAKPVKPGKVVAAGAGESGSESRRRSSEESSDEAPPASSRRSERSERSERSEPEPEEAPAPAREREQPAPRSSGGGGNGSGSGNSNPPAPREATPAAAEPPAASPPPAPAAPAAPPPPPPIEAPPPAPLPAPVAPAPAPPPLAAPTESGEAE
- the chlG gene encoding chlorophyll synthase ChlG; translated protein: MTEQPTHSANSPDAPAPETPLTAPTEQGSVARQLLGMKGAKAGETSIWKIRLQLMKPITWIPLIWGVVCGAASSGNYRWTLEYVLVSAACMLLSGPLLTGYTQTLNDFYDREIDAINEPYRPIPSGIISIPQVVSQIWLLLLAGIGVAYALDLWAGHTFPTITALALGGSFLSYIYSAPPLKLKQNGWLGNYALGASYIALPWWAGHALFGDLNWTVAILTLIYSMAGLGIAVVNDFKSVEGDRQLGLKSLPVMFGITTAAWICVLMIDIFQGGIAAYLMGIQQNLYAVLLVLLIIPQITFQDMYFLRDPLGNDVKYQASAQPFLVLGMLVAGLALGHAGV
- a CDS encoding ABC transporter permease gives rise to the protein MANPTSTRSDWLQGNLGRINWRQWLLGLLRPLAFLSPAGLWLVLFLVIPTLLISDISLVPGLRPGQATGAYGLGNYLQIFEPVYLTVMGRSLFFAVGSTVICLALGFPVAYWIALMAPKRWRNLLLVAFVLPLWTSSLLRAYAWITILRPTGLLNLILGSLGLPTQQWLNTSVSVFIGLSYSFLPYMVLILYASLEKLDVRLLEAASDLGATPPQAFWRVTIPQTLPGIAAGSLLVFITSLGDFVVPTLLGGASSMNVARLIYNQFLGPTRNWGFGSALSMVLILAVSLAIALLLRYGDRSSVSETHQ
- a CDS encoding ABC transporter permease codes for the protein MAGFSLRPRLQVSWQSLFTALMFVFMYLPIGVLALYSFNESRYSAGWEGFSLRWYQTLFSDARIFAALQDSLFVAFCAVGISAVLGTLMAIGLAKYRFPGKSLYRGISYLPLIVPDIAIAVATLVFLASVAVPLSIWTIIAAHMVFCLAYIAVVVSSRLLGLDPNLEEAALDLGATPFQALIKVLIPQLAPGIISGCLLAFVLSMDDLLISSFTAGGGANPLPLEIFSRVRTGVKPDINALSVVLILGSGLIAATSEYIRYRSDRNTQAK
- a CDS encoding cytochrome b6f subunit family protein, which encodes MGLEIGQKVKVSRLRDRVSVNVAGCLGKSGVIRQFKMVDGSGVGVVVEFDNKYATWFFEDELSPMQS